A stretch of Geomonas oryzisoli DNA encodes these proteins:
- a CDS encoding secondary thiamine-phosphate synthase enzyme YjbQ, with protein sequence MKHHRKELWFQIKSRRGFVNITRDLQAALDESGIREGLLLCNAMHITASVFINDDESGLHQDFEEWLEGLAPEKPHNRYRHNHGEDNGDAHLKRTIMGREVVVAVTGGKLDLGPWEQVFYGEFDGMRRKRALVKIIGE encoded by the coding sequence ATGAAGCATCACCGGAAGGAACTGTGGTTCCAGATCAAGAGTAGGCGCGGCTTTGTCAACATCACCCGTGATCTTCAAGCAGCACTGGACGAAAGCGGCATACGCGAGGGGCTGTTATTGTGCAACGCCATGCACATCACCGCCAGCGTCTTCATAAACGATGACGAGTCGGGGCTGCACCAGGACTTCGAAGAATGGCTGGAAGGACTGGCGCCCGAAAAACCTCACAACCGGTACCGCCACAACCATGGCGAGGACAACGGTGATGCGCACCTGAAAAGAACCATCATGGGCCGGGAAGTGGTCGTCGCGGTGACGGGTGGGAAGCTCGATCTGGGGCCTTGGGAGCAGGTGTTTTACGGTGAGTTCGACGGCATGCGCAGAAAGAGGGCTCTGGTAAAAATCATCGGTGAATAG